The DNA window CATCGAGCCGATGGACGAGCACGACCGGACGCTCGCCTGCACCGGCCAATTTACCCTCGTGGCCCTGGACGACCAGGACAACCCGACGCCGGTGCCCGGCCCCGCGTCCGCGACGCAGGACGAGCCACAGTCGTGACCACGGGACGGCGTCGGCCTCGGGAGGCGGCCGTGACGGCCCGGGCCCCGGCCCGCGCAGGGCGGCATGCGCTCGTCCTCACCTGCCCGGACGGATCTGGCCGGGCCGCCCCGCACGCAGGCCCACGGCCGTCTTTGCCACGAGGGCAAACGCCAGGAGGGCGAGGGGGGCCGCCCACCCACCTGTGAGGTCGTGCAGCAAGCCAAAGACCGCCGGCCCGGCCGCCGCCACGAGGTAGCCGACCGACTGCGCCATGCCCGACAGCTCGGTTGCCGTCTCGGCATCGGCGGCCCGCAGGACGAGCAGAAGCAGCGCCAGCCCGAACGTACCGCCCAGGACGAAGCCGAGGACCGAGACCCACAGGGAGGCCAGCGGCGCCCCGGGCCACGCCAGCCCGGCCAGCGCGGTCCCCTCCACGAGCGCGAGCAAGCAGATGGTGCGCCGCTGGTCCGCCCGTCGCGCGGCCCACGTCGGCACGACCGCCGAGCCGGCCACCCCCATCACCTGCGAGAGCGCAAGCAGCCCGCCCGCGGCGGCCGGGTCGAAGCCACGCGCCTGCAGGAAGCCCGGCAGCCAGGCGAGGGCGATGTAAAACGTGAGCGACTGAAGGCCCATGAAGAGGGCGACCTGCCACGCCAGCGACGAGCGTGCAAGGGCCCGAAGCGAGTCACCGATGTTGTAGGACGCACGGGCGGGCGCACCGGCTCGGAGCTGGGGCAGCCACACCAGGAGGGCGGCGACCGCGGGCACGGCCCAAGCCCCCAAAGCGCCCCGCCACCCGAGCACACCGGCCAGCGGGACGGTCGTGCCCGCCCCAATCGCCGCGCCCGCCCCGATCCCGCTCGAATAGAGGCTGGTCATCACGCCGGAGTGCTCCGGAAAGTCCCGCTTGACGAGCGAGGGCAGGAGCACGTTGCCCAGCGCGATGCCCACCCCAAAGAGCACCGTGCCCCCGAAGAGGGGCGCCGTTGAGGGGGCTGCTCGCGCAAGCGTCCCGACCGCGACGAGCGAGAGCGCCGCGGCCAGTGCCCCCTCGGTGCCCAGCCGCCGCGTCGCCAACGGCGTGAGCGCCGAGACAAGCCCGAAAGCCAGAAGCGGCAGCGTCGTGAGCAGACCGAGGGCCGCGTTGGAGAGGCCCGTGGCCCCGCGAATGCTCTCCACGAGCGGGCCCACGCTCGCAAGCGCCGGGCGCAGGTTGAGCGAAATCAGCAGGATGCCCAGAATCAGAAGGCCGCGCTGCAACCGAGACTCCGATTCGCGGCGGGGACGGGTAATTTGGCGAATGATGCGAAGTGCCTAGTGGTACAAGTAGTGGAAGTGCCAAAAACTCGGAGGGCCCGCCAGGTCCCCCAGTCCGGGATGGAGCCGACGGACGGGGGCAGAAGCGGCGTCAGCCACGTCCGGGCCGCTCCCCTCATGCTCCGAGTTGCCCCCAATGGACCGGTCCGATCGGGCGCCCGGCGTTCTCGGCTCAACTTTTGCCCAGCGGCTTTAAGGATTTAAACGACCAACCGGACAGAAGCTGAAAAGTGCCCTTCAGCACGATGAACGTAGGGCTAAGGCGGAACATCTGGAGCGTCGTGTCCCGGACTGATCCGAATATGAGAGCACGAGAGTGCAACAACGCCGATGTATCACATTGCCATTGCCTGGATGTCTTCTGCAAACCATTGGGACAGGATTCCTAGCAACAGTAGGGCAAGCAGAATCGATGTCATGGGCTCACCGATGATGGCCGGTCTGCCCTGCTACATATCTCGAATGTACCTGTTGCGGGGAGCGTCTGCAGGCACCTCTTCTGGATGCTGTATGCATCGCTCCTGGCTATTTTGCCCCACGAGACCTGTCCCGATCAGAAGGGTTCTCCAACAGAAGGATGGCGTGACGGCCCGTTCCTGGAACGCAACCTCCCAGGCCAGTCTGTCGCCTGCGCCCGATCCACTCCACCTGTAAACCGACTAGAACTGTCCTCGTCGGAAAAACGAGTGGAGACGGGCACCCGCTGATACTCCGGTCCCTGACACGAGTGAGGCAAACTTCATTCAGGCCCTCGGCGGTGACGTGCTGACAGGAAATGCCTCCGTTTCCGAGCCTTCCGGCCGCGTCGGGCGGTCAGAAACGGCCGTCAGGCGTGACCGCCGGTGGTACAGTTCCCGGTGACCCGTTTCCTCTTGCCTGGAGTGAGTTCTTCGCCAGGGGGTAAAAGCCTCATGTGAAAGCCTCATGTGAATGGCCTGGCCTGATTCCAGAGGGGGCTAACTGCTTCTCAAGGCTGGTCGGCACGGCTCAAAAGCCGTCTCTCAGATCGTCCGGACGATCTCCCCAAACGGGCTTTGACAAACGATGACTGCGTGTCTCGCCTCGACATCAGTCGATGGGGCTTTCCGATGAGCTCAGACGAGGGGTGTTATCTCCGCGTGGGTGCCTCCTCCGTATGCTCCTCCACGTGAGAATGTCGCCCACGTGAAACCACGCACCACGTACGACCAGCCGCACACCCAGCAGCGTGCAGATAGAGTACAGCAGCGGGCTGCAGCAGCTTTCAGGACAGCTTCGAGAAGAAAACAGGCGCACGCGTCGGCCGGGGGCGTGCGTGCTGCCCCACCGTCTTCATTTCTGGTCAGTTCTCTGTCGTCAACGCTGATGGGAGCACACTTTCTCTAGCGTAAAACTGCGCATCTCCTGCGCGCTAAAAAGTAAAATAAAGTTTTGTATAAGTGTATGGGCACCCCAAGGCCTCACCTCTTTTGTAGACATGCGGGATCCTCAGAACAGCTTCAGAGAGGGAGAGACGGCTCTGTAACTCTTTCTTCACTATGAAGCGCGACCAACTCCAGTGCGCAGTGGTGTCATGTAAACACTAAAAAACAAAAGTTATTTTGTTTTAGGGTGAGGAAAAGCCCGAACCCGATCAACAAACTGCTTTCGGGTCCCCTGGTGCTGGTCTCTGAATCCTGGAGGGCAAATCGATCGGGATTCTGAAGCGAGATTCAGCGGGTTTCGGAGCCCAAAAAGAGCACTTTTGCTACTCGATATCTCTCAGAATGACGCCACACACCAACGATGCACACCGATATGTTTACATTTTCGCGCGCCTTTGCTGCGCTGCTTCTGGCGGGCCTCCTGGTTCTGGCCGGCTGTGACAGCAGCGACTCCGGGATGGACGATCAGCAGACACAGGAGCCGTCCGTCGAACGAAGTGTGACGTTTAACACGCAAGCCCTTGACCTGACGGCGGGGGACACTGAGCTCCGGCTCGCCAACGTGACGGCCAGCGAAGGAGACACGCTCGTCGTGACGACCGACAATGGCGACGGTGCCTTTGGCGATGAGACTGTCGTTGCTACCCGACCGGTCACCTCGGACCTTGATGGAGACGAGGTTCTGGTCGATGTCGGGCAGGACGCCGGTCCAGTGGACCACGCCGCTCACGTCTCGACCGACGGGACGATCTCCGGCGTAGAGGCAAGCAGCCAGACGGCGGCCGTCTACGCAATCAATCAGTTCCAGTGGGCCGACGAGGCCTACGATGGGCCCGTGGGGGCAGTCACGGTCGACGCGATTGAGGTTCTCTATCAGGGGAACGTCGGCGCGAAGACGCTCTCGATCGACCTCCACACCGGAAACAGCTCGTCCGGTCAGGTAGGGGCGTTCATCGGCATCAGCGAGAGGGACCTAGCCGTCA is part of the Salinibacter ruber DSM 13855 genome and encodes:
- a CDS encoding MFS transporter, which produces MQRGLLILGILLISLNLRPALASVGPLVESIRGATGLSNAALGLLTTLPLLAFGLVSALTPLATRRLGTEGALAAALSLVAVGTLARAAPSTAPLFGGTVLFGVGIALGNVLLPSLVKRDFPEHSGVMTSLYSSGIGAGAAIGAGTTVPLAGVLGWRGALGAWAVPAVAALLVWLPQLRAGAPARASYNIGDSLRALARSSLAWQVALFMGLQSLTFYIALAWLPGFLQARGFDPAAAGGLLALSQVMGVAGSAVVPTWAARRADQRRTICLLALVEGTALAGLAWPGAPLASLWVSVLGFVLGGTFGLALLLLVLRAADAETATELSGMAQSVGYLVAAAGPAVFGLLHDLTGGWAAPLALLAFALVAKTAVGLRAGRPGQIRPGR